In Streptomyces capitiformicae, one genomic interval encodes:
- a CDS encoding anti-sigma factor family protein yields MTGSRPNSAERRVADQHLGDRLSALVDGELGHEARERVLAHLATCSKCKAEADAQRRLKNVFAEAAPPPPSESFLARLQMLPAGGDTDGGSPLDGGGFGGRLRGTAGGPGLPMDSMNSSDSRDFADFGVFGPRTDSFGYLPSGPHGGALSPSEGRGLLGGRGLSGGRGFLGDRGFLSGRGFLGDRGALGGGAPGASSGDRGFLDRGRGFSVDADPAEDREGETTENRGVTGDRGFRIHDVSRHEAERSASRGFRFAFVAAGAVSLAAIALGGMTTGVPAETVDARGGSGSGSNVTPLRTQATGAAPESQRRRGAVGPLLGQGQRSTGEVPVAPTALSAPLLPGVPAPVGQVRQTEHPLTTPLLAGAAAMSPLIPPLAAAPPFQLTGWPPAPEVTAPGLLTAPDATSSPPPTSRALR; encoded by the coding sequence GTGACTGGATCACGACCCAATTCAGCCGAGCGGCGCGTCGCTGACCAGCACTTGGGAGACCGTCTCTCCGCGCTGGTCGACGGAGAGCTCGGTCATGAGGCGCGCGAGCGCGTCCTGGCGCATCTCGCCACCTGTTCGAAGTGCAAGGCGGAGGCGGACGCACAGCGCCGTCTGAAGAACGTCTTCGCGGAGGCCGCCCCACCGCCCCCTTCCGAGAGCTTCCTGGCCCGCCTCCAGATGCTCCCGGCGGGCGGCGACACCGACGGTGGTTCGCCGCTGGACGGCGGCGGCTTCGGGGGAAGACTCAGGGGGACGGCCGGTGGGCCCGGTCTTCCCATGGACTCCATGAACTCCTCTGACAGCAGGGACTTCGCGGACTTCGGTGTCTTCGGACCCCGGACCGACTCCTTCGGATACCTCCCGTCGGGACCGCACGGCGGCGCTCTGTCGCCGTCGGAGGGCCGCGGACTGCTCGGCGGCCGGGGCCTTTCCGGCGGCCGTGGGTTCCTCGGTGACCGCGGCTTTCTGAGCGGGCGTGGCTTCCTGGGCGACCGAGGGGCGCTGGGTGGTGGCGCCCCGGGTGCCTCGTCGGGTGACCGAGGCTTCCTCGACCGAGGCCGCGGCTTCTCGGTGGACGCCGACCCCGCTGAGGACCGGGAGGGCGAGACCACCGAGAACCGCGGAGTCACGGGTGACCGTGGCTTTCGGATCCATGACGTGAGCCGGCACGAGGCCGAGCGTTCGGCCTCGCGCGGCTTTCGGTTCGCCTTCGTGGCCGCCGGCGCGGTGTCGCTGGCCGCGATCGCGCTCGGCGGCATGACCACCGGGGTGCCCGCCGAGACGGTGGACGCCCGAGGCGGTTCGGGCTCCGGCAGCAATGTGACACCGCTGCGGACGCAGGCCACGGGAGCCGCCCCCGAGTCGCAGCGCCGCCGGGGAGCCGTCGGGCCGCTGCTCGGACAGGGCCAGCGGTCCACGGGCGAGGTGCCCGTGGCGCCGACGGCACTCTCAGCGCCCCTGCTGCCCGGAGTCCCCGCTCCGGTCGGCCAGGTCCGGCAGACCGAGCACCCGCTGACCACGCCCCTCCTGGCCGGCGCCGCCGCCATGTCCCCGCTCATACCTCCGCTCGCCGCCGCTCCGCCGTTCCAGCTGACCGGGTGGCCCCCGGCACCCGAGGTCACCGCTCCGGGTCTGCTGACGGCACCCGACGCCACCTCGTCTCCCCCTCCCACCTCCCGTGCCCTCCGCTGA